AGCGTGATCTCATTAGTGAAGCCGTCCCGGCGGAGAGCATAGACGGTCAGGGGCGTGGAGGCGCCGCCGCGCACGCTCAGGCTGGAGGGAACGACGCGCAGGGCGAAGTCGGGCCGGGGCGCGCTGAGGCGCAGGCGATAGGCATGCTCAGGCCCAGCCTGGCGCTGCGCGTCGCCGAGGTGGATATAGTAGGTCCCGTCGGCAGGCAACGTGGCGGTGAGGTAAGCGTCCGCGTAATGCGTGTCCAGGCCGGCCCCTTTGTCCTCGTGGTCGTCATTGAAGGCGAGTTGCTTGCCGCCGGCATCGGTGAGCTTGAGCGCGGAGTCCAGCGGGGAATCCAGGCGGCGGGCATAAACCTCCGCCACAATAGCATCCCCGGCATGGCCGGTGAAGCGGAACACATCCCACTCCCCCGACTGCTCTATGCGGCCGTTGACGATGATGGGGAGGGTGACCGGCTGGGCGGTGGCGGCCGAATTGTTCGGTTCCTGTTCGATGCGTTCGGGAAGGTTGTCCACCGCGAACGGCAGGTTGTTGATTATTTTGTCGTCCTTGCCCGCGTGCAGCGGATAGATGCCCGGTTCGCCGTTAGTCAGGGTGAGGCTGGTTGTGGGGAGGTTCCAGCCCTTGAGTTCGACGGTGGTCCGGGCATCAGCCGACCCGCCGAGCGGGAAGACACTGGTGAGGTAGGGCAGCTCGCCTGCGGCGATGCGATAGACGAAATCTTCGCGGCCGCGGTAAATGGAGTCCCGGATCTCGACCACGTATTCGCCGTCGCTGGGTATTTCATAGTGAAAGACGGGGTCGGGATGGAACAGATAGTGATCGGCGTGCGTCAATTCCCGGCCCTTGGAGTCGTAGAGCGCCAGGGCCGCCTGGAACCAGCCGGGCACAGCATCGGGCAAGTAGGGGATCAGCTCGCGCGCGGTGGCGGCGACGACCAGTTGCAGGCCCTTGCGCGCCTGGAACCGGTAGCGGTCCACGCCCCCGGGCAGGACCTGGCCGTTGATGATTGCCGGTAAGGTGATGGTCATCTCGAAGGGCGCGACCGCCTTCTGCTCATTATTGAAACGCAATTGCCTGAAGGAGGCCTCGTCGGGGACGGTCATGGTCTGGCGCTTGGTGAACTCGGGCAGTTGGCCGACCCAGAAACGGAGCGGGCTTGACAGCCCAGTCGGCGTGGCGAGCCTCAGTTCCCGTTCGCCCGGTTCGGCGTCGTCGGTCAGTGTGACGCGGAAGGTGGCGGTTTCGGCGATTGCGGGATTCGGGTTTCGCTTGGGGGCAAAGAGGAACATCCTCCGCCGGAGATCCGCGGCCATCTTCTCATCCGCGGCAGTCCAGACAACATTGGTGCCGCTGGGCGAACCGCCTCTGCCGCCGCGCTTCCGGCTGTTGCGAGCGGCAGCCAGCCGTTTTTGCTGCAACTCGCGCAGCTTGTCGCGCCCATCGTTGAACTCTTTCTGTGTCATAGGACGCGAGAACTCGACGAAAACGGCCCGCACCCCACCGCCCGAAATATAGGCGCTGGTGGCGTCCCGGAGATACTGACCGCCGACGGCGATTTGAAAGGTAGCGCCCTGCCGGCCGCCGGCGGGAAAGACGTAGCCGATGCGCGGGCCGGTAGGCTGGGCGCGGACCCAAGGGGCAAGCGCGAGAAACACCACCAGCGCGGCGCAGAGTTGCGGAATTGGGCGACTCTGGGCCATTACATGATCTCCCTCAGGCGGCCCCCCGAGGGCACATCGTCGGTGGCGGCGGGGGTGAGACGCGCCGTGAGTCCCTGCGGGTGGGGCAGCTTGGCGTCCGGATCAATGCCCAGCAACTGATACATGCTGCCGATGACGTCGCACGGATAGACAGGGCGATCCTTGACGGTTTCTCCCTTGGCGTCGGAGGCCCCGACCACCTGGCCGCCTTTAAAACCGCCGCCGGCCAGCACCGCGGAAAAGACCTTGCCATAGTGGCCGCGTCCGCCGTTCCAGGGCGGTTCCCACTGGATTTTGGGTGTGCGGCCAAATTCGCCGCTCCACCAGACAATGGTGCTGTCGAGCAGACCGCGCTCGGACAGTTCCTGCAGCAACGCGGCCATGCCTCGGTCCATCTGCGGCAGTCTTTGGCGCAAGGTTTGGAAGATCCCCTTGTGCATGTCCCAGCCGCTGTAGTTGATGGTGACGTAGGGAACGCCGCGCTCGACCAGGCGCCGCGCCATCAGGCAGGACTGCCCGAACGTGGTGCGCCCATAGTTGTCCCGGACCGCGTCCTTCTCCTGCGACAGGTCGAACACCTTGCCCGCGTCGCCCAGGATCAGGTCGTAGGCCTCTTTCTCGCACTGCGCGGAGGTCGCCAGTTGCGCATCGCCGGGCAAGGCGTGCTCCAGCGTGTTCAGCCGGCGGAGCAATTCGCGCCGGTCCTGCTGCCGCTTGTCGGAGATGCCGGGGGCGACCACGCCTTCGACCGCGAAGCGCGCTTGTGCCGGATCGCCGCCGGTGGCAAAAGGCTTGTAGCGCGCTCCCAGGAAGCCGGCCTCGGAAAAACGCCCTTGCAATTGGGTCAGCACGATGTAGGGCGGTATCAGGCCTTTGTAGCCCGCATCGCGGCCCTTGAAGAACGAGACCACCGCACCGACCGACGGATACACCACCCGGCCGCCGGGCGGCCAGCCGGTCTGGACCATATAGGCGGCGGTTTCATGGCTGTTGATGCCGTGGGTCATGCTGCGGATGATGGAGTACTTGTCGGCATGTTTCGCCAGTAGCGGCAGCAGTTCGTTGATCCGGATGCCGGGCACGCTGGTCTCGATCGGGTTAGTGAACTGGCCGCAGTAATCGTTGCCAGCCTCCGGTTTCGGGTCGAAGGTGTCGAGGTGCGAGGGGCCGCCCCAAATCCAAATCTGGATGACGGCTTTGGCTTTGCCCTTCGTGGCGGGTGCGGTGGCGGATTCGACCGCTGGCGATTTGGCCTGGGCCGCTTGCAGTGCGCGCGCACTCAGACAGTTGGTGAGCAGCAAACCCGCGGCGCCCGCGAGCGTGCGTTGGACCGCTTCGCGCCGGGACATGGATGCCTGGGCTTGGGCCGGGTTATGGCCGCCCGGCGGGGAATTGGACGGCTCAGCATGGTGAGGCTGCGACTTGTTCATGTGTTGCTCCATTGCGTTGTGTCAGTGCCGGTAGAGAAACTCCGCGCTGTTGATCAACGACCAGACCAGGTCCACCGCGGCTTCACGACGGGAGAGTTTGCCGGACTGGAAGTAGTCTTCGGCAATCTTCAACTCCGTCTCGGTCGGGAAGCGCGAAAGGATGCCGAGGTACATGCCGGTGGCGATTTCGCGCGGGCCGTTGCTGGCCACTGTGAGGTTCTTGATCATGGGGCTCGCCTCGATCTTGCGCTGCATCTGGCTGGAATTGAGCAGATGCAGGCGCTGCTCGGCGGTGGGGCGGTTGTTGCGCTCGGCGACCAGGCCAGTGTCGCGGGACGAACGGCCGAACATCTCGAGGAAGCTGCTGGTAATGCTGCCGTCCGCCAGCGTAATCGAGCGGACGTTTGCCGGGATATAGGTAAACGGCTCGGGGATGGCGCTGGAATAGTTTTCGGTGCCGCCGGTGATCTTGTTCAGGGCGTCAATCAGCACCTCCGCGTCGAGCCGGCGCAGGGGATAATGCGCGAAGTCGGCGTCTGGCTCGGCCGTGGCGGCCTTGGGAATGGCAGAGAGCTGGTAAGTCTTCGAGTTGAGAATCAACCTGTAGAATGGCTTCAGGTCATAATGGCCGGCAATCAGCTCGCGCTCCAGCAACGCCAGCAGTTCGGGATTCGAGGGCGGGTTATCGGGGCGGATGTCATCCGGTTCCTGGATGATGCCCCGCCCCAGCAGCCAGGCCCAGACGCGGTTGGCGATGTTCCGCGTGAACCAGAGATTCTTCGGGTCAATAAGCCAGTTCGCAAATACCTCGCGCGGATCCTGGTCGGGCGACAGGCGCGCGGGGGTGCCGTCCGGGAAGACGGGCGCTGCCATCGGCACGGCGTTGGTCTTGCCGGGATCGAATAAGATGATCTCCTCCTTCCACTCGGCGGTGTCTTTGTAGCCGACCTTTGCGAAGAAGGCCGCCATGCCCGCCAGGCGATCCCTCGGCCACTTGTCCACCCGCGCGCCCATAAAGGTCAGCGCGACAGTTTGCGCGATGCCCTCCGGCTGGCGGTTCTGCATGGCGCGGTAGAAGTTCACCGGCGGCACGCGGAAGTTGCTTCCGCTGGCGGTGAGCATCTGCCGAACCATCTGGTCGTAGGGGACATTGTCCTTGAGGCAGGTGCGAACCCAGCGGTGATACGCCTGGGCGGCGTTGGGCCAGAGGTTGATGGGGAACTCGGCTTTGATGCGCAGCACGTCGCTCCAGCGCATCGCCCAGTAGTCGGCAAACTCGTTCCGCTCCAGCAGCCGGTCAATCAGCGCGCGCCGCTTGCCCGACGACCGGTCCAGGATGAACTCCCTGGCCTCGTATCCGCTTGGCAGCGTGCCAATGATGTCCAGGTAGGCGCGCCGGACAAACACACCGTCCGAGCAAATGGCTGCCGGCTGGACATTGCGCTGCTCCAAGCGCGCAAACACGACGTCGTCAATGGCATTCCGCGCCACCAAGTCCGCCTTGGCATCGTAGGGATTGGGCGCCGCGGCCGGGGCCGCGACCCCGCCGGGGACCGCCAGGACCAGGAAGGCCAGAAGCGACGCGGTCTTCGTCATAGTTTTCAGTTTCGCAGATAGGCTAACGCCGCACGAGCACAAATGTGCTTGATCCAACAGACGTTCCATGACCGGCGGGGGTTACGCCGGAAGGCGTGAGCGCGGGCGGCCGGCCTGGCGAACTCACCCTCGGGTGTGGCGGCAGGTGCGCACTTTCCGTCTGTTCGCCAAGGCAAGTGCGGAGGATTCCTCACTCCTTTCGACATGGGGCATATGGTTGGAGACATACTGGCGGCATACACGAGCCAATGGTGAGACTGGAGAGCGGATGGGCTGGAAACCGCTGGGGTAACGAAGGTCTTCTCGCTGTTTCAAACCAGGTGGCGGCCGGCTGTGGCGTTGGGATCAGTCACTGGGCTTGAGCGGGTGATTACTCCAGATGGTATAGGGGGCGATGGCAAACGTTTTGCCGTCGAGTGTGGTCTCGACGGATTTGGCGCCGGAGTTGAATGCAAACACCTGGCTACCGCGGCGGCAGACCCAAAGACCGTCGAGCTGGCCGTCCACGCCTTTGCGGCCGGCAAGCTGGGCTGACAATTCCCTTAGCCAGGCGCGGTCCTTGGCGAGCGGGGCGACACGTTTGAGTTGTTCGGCGCCGGGCCAGGGCGTGCCTTCCACGTTCATAACTGGATCGTGGCCCGCTGCGATGACCTTTCCCCCGGCGCGCCGGTAGGCGTCAATCTTGTCGAGGATGGGTTGGTCAACGATGTCGGCTTGGAAGATGACCAGCGCCGTGTAACGGTTAGTGGTGAGCGCGCCGTCGGCGATGAGGAGTTCATCAAGAACATCGAAATCGCACAGGTCGCGGAGCGGGTATGCCGCCTGGATGGTGGGTTCGAGGTTCCCGCCGAGGCGATAGAGCGTCGTCGCGCAGTAAACGGCGATTTCCGTCTCGCCGGGTTTCCCTGTGAACAGGTGGATGTATTTGCGGATATCCGGCGCGTGCGTCGCGAACTGGTAGCTGAAAAGCTGGCTCGCGCCGGAGGCGGCATCCGAGAACATCCGCCGCACAAAGCCCGTCTGGTCCAGGTCGCCGGCGGGCTCGGTGCATTCCTTGACGCCGTAGAACTGGTAGGCGGTCCCCATCCATTTGTCGCCGAAGACCGCGCCCCGGCAGTCGGCGGGCTGGAGCACGATCCGGTAGGGCTGCGCCATTTTCGCGTAGCCGGGACAGTAGGTGCCCCAGGCAATCGGGTTGACGCCGCCCGCATTGCCGCCGGGTTTCAGCCGCACTTTCCCGGGTGGGTAGTAGTTCAGCACCGTGCGGACGGACTGTTCGGCAAAGTCAATGATCGCCTGGTGATACCAGGCGATGAAGTCGAGCCAGCGTCGCCTGGCGGCGGCGGTGGGGAAAGCTGCCGGCGTGGGCTTGAACTTCTCATCGGCAAGCTCCGGGGGCACGCGCACGTCATCGAAGGAACGATAGTCGCCGCCCCAGGCCGCGTTGAGCCGGGCGATCTCCCTGTAACGCCGCTTCATGGCGATTTGAAAAGCCTGCACCCCATATGTGTCGCCGCACCAGTAACCCTCATGGCAATGGCCCATCTTCACCCAGTCCGGGACGAGCAGCGGATAGTTGCCCTCGCCGTAGGGCCCGAGGATGCACGCATAGACATCGTCAATCCGGTCGCCGAAATGGTCGCGCAGATTGCGGTAGAAGTGGTCATACCATTCGATCGTGCGGGGGTCATAGATCGAGAGGTAGTTGGCCTCCTGGCCGTGTTCGAGGCAGCGCATCAATGCGCGTTTCTCTTTCTGCTGATCGCGCAGCCAGACCGGCGGGAAGTGCACCCAGTCATACACCACATACTTTAGCCCGGCCTTGTGCAGGGCCTGCTCGACCGCGTCATGCTGCCGCCAGTCCCAGCGGCCGGGTTCGCGCTCCACGGCACCCCAGGCGATGTAGTCCTCGTTGGCCACCAACCCGAGGTGCTTAAGTTGGACCTGCGTTTCTACCGAAGGCGGCGGTTCGAGGACGTCGGGCCGCGGGAAGGCGCCGATGGGCGAAGCCTGGATGAAGCTAACGGAGAGGTTGCCGCTGGAGATGTTCCATGGCCGCCCGTCGAATGGGGTGTTGGTTTGGGCGGTGGCGGGAGGGCTCGAACACACCAGGGACAACAGGATCCACCCGAGGCGCCTGGCTGCGTGTCTAAAGTGTCGGAAACTGACGCGCCTGCGGGCCAGATGCCAGCCCTCCTGCTTAATGAGCCCGATCGCGTTGCGAATTTCCACACCCCGATGCTATCCGGAGAGGGCGATCCGTCAACACGCAGAGGCTCCGACGCCTCGCAGTTCAGTCCAGCGCGTCGTCTGATCCTTCTCCATCCGTCCAAAAGGAGAGCAAGATGCCCGAGCGCCTTCATGCATACGCGCTGGGCCCTCGCACGTTCTCGCACGTTGTGTTTGACAAAGTGGCGGAAAGGTAGTGCCATGCCGGCTAGCGTCTCGGCGCAACTGAATTCTGCTCCTGATCCATGAAGAAGTATAACGTCGGCATCGTTGGTTACGGCTGGGTGGCAACGGCGCACATCCCCGCCATCAACGCCACCACCCTTGGCCAGGTCACCGCCGTCTGCTCCTCGCGCAAGTTGGAAGCGGCGGCGATCAGCGCCCAGTATGGCAGCCCGATCAGCGTCTATAACGACCTGGACGACATGCTGGCCGATCCCGACATCCATGTCGTTTCGTTGTGCGGCTTTCCCACGCAGCGGCTGGACCAGGTCCGGCGCGCCGCCCGGGCCGGCAAGCACCTCATCCTGGAAAAGCCCCTCTGTCTCTCGCTCAAGGAACTGCGCGCGATGCAGAAAGCCGTGCGGCAGGCCAGGGTCAAGACCTGCGTCTGCTTCGAGTGCCGCTACGCCAGCCAATTCCAGGTCACCAAGACTATCCTGGACCGCGGTCTGTTGGGACACGTGCAC
The window above is part of the Candidatus Paceibacterota bacterium genome. Proteins encoded here:
- a CDS encoding PPC domain-containing protein produces the protein MAQSRPIPQLCAALVVFLALAPWVRAQPTGPRIGYVFPAGGRQGATFQIAVGGQYLRDATSAYISGGGVRAVFVEFSRPMTQKEFNDGRDKLRELQQKRLAAARNSRKRGGRGGSPSGTNVVWTAADEKMAADLRRRMFLFAPKRNPNPAIAETATFRVTLTDDAEPGERELRLATPTGLSSPLRFWVGQLPEFTKRQTMTVPDEASFRQLRFNNEQKAVAPFEMTITLPAIINGQVLPGGVDRYRFQARKGLQLVVAATARELIPYLPDAVPGWFQAALALYDSKGRELTHADHYLFHPDPVFHYEIPSDGEYVVEIRDSIYRGREDFVYRIAAGELPYLTSVFPLGGSADARTTVELKGWNLPTTSLTLTNGEPGIYPLHAGKDDKIINNLPFAVDNLPERIEQEPNNSAATAQPVTLPIIVNGRIEQSGEWDVFRFTGHAGDAIVAEVYARRLDSPLDSALKLTDAGGKQLAFNDDHEDKGAGLDTHYADAYLTATLPADGTYYIHLGDAQRQAGPEHAYRLRLSAPRPDFALRVVPSSLSVRGGASTPLTVYALRRDGFTNEITLSLPDAPPGFKLNGARIPANQDQVRLTLQPPPTPTDAPIHLVLEGRAFVRGRPLVHSAVPAEDMMQAFAYRHLVPAHEFAVTIAGRFMNRAPLKVLSPTPVKIPAGGTARVRISAPAGGFANRFRLELNEPPEGITLGRVSPGSEVTVLELCSDAAKAKPGQKGNLIVNILPGQAPSASTKNKKKAPAPRAAVGTLPAIPFEITQALNEN
- a CDS encoding DUF1553 domain-containing protein → MTKTASLLAFLVLAVPGGVAAPAAAPNPYDAKADLVARNAIDDVVFARLEQRNVQPAAICSDGVFVRRAYLDIIGTLPSGYEAREFILDRSSGKRRALIDRLLERNEFADYWAMRWSDVLRIKAEFPINLWPNAAQAYHRWVRTCLKDNVPYDQMVRQMLTASGSNFRVPPVNFYRAMQNRQPEGIAQTVALTFMGARVDKWPRDRLAGMAAFFAKVGYKDTAEWKEEIILFDPGKTNAVPMAAPVFPDGTPARLSPDQDPREVFANWLIDPKNLWFTRNIANRVWAWLLGRGIIQEPDDIRPDNPPSNPELLALLERELIAGHYDLKPFYRLILNSKTYQLSAIPKAATAEPDADFAHYPLRRLDAEVLIDALNKITGGTENYSSAIPEPFTYIPANVRSITLADGSITSSFLEMFGRSSRDTGLVAERNNRPTAEQRLHLLNSSQMQRKIEASPMIKNLTVASNGPREIATGMYLGILSRFPTETELKIAEDYFQSGKLSRREAAVDLVWSLINSAEFLYRH
- a CDS encoding DUF1501 domain-containing protein; translated protein: MNKSQPHHAEPSNSPPGGHNPAQAQASMSRREAVQRTLAGAAGLLLTNCLSARALQAAQAKSPAVESATAPATKGKAKAVIQIWIWGGPSHLDTFDPKPEAGNDYCGQFTNPIETSVPGIRINELLPLLAKHADKYSIIRSMTHGINSHETAAYMVQTGWPPGGRVVYPSVGAVVSFFKGRDAGYKGLIPPYIVLTQLQGRFSEAGFLGARYKPFATGGDPAQARFAVEGVVAPGISDKRQQDRRELLRRLNTLEHALPGDAQLATSAQCEKEAYDLILGDAGKVFDLSQEKDAVRDNYGRTTFGQSCLMARRLVERGVPYVTINYSGWDMHKGIFQTLRQRLPQMDRGMAALLQELSERGLLDSTIVWWSGEFGRTPKIQWEPPWNGGRGHYGKVFSAVLAGGGFKGGQVVGASDAKGETVKDRPVYPCDVIGSMYQLLGIDPDAKLPHPQGLTARLTPAATDDVPSGGRLREIM
- a CDS encoding family 14 glycosylhydrolase, which encodes MEIRNAIGLIKQEGWHLARRRVSFRHFRHAARRLGWILLSLVCSSPPATAQTNTPFDGRPWNISSGNLSVSFIQASPIGAFPRPDVLEPPPSVETQVQLKHLGLVANEDYIAWGAVEREPGRWDWRQHDAVEQALHKAGLKYVVYDWVHFPPVWLRDQQKEKRALMRCLEHGQEANYLSIYDPRTIEWYDHFYRNLRDHFGDRIDDVYACILGPYGEGNYPLLVPDWVKMGHCHEGYWCGDTYGVQAFQIAMKRRYREIARLNAAWGGDYRSFDDVRVPPELADEKFKPTPAAFPTAAARRRWLDFIAWYHQAIIDFAEQSVRTVLNYYPPGKVRLKPGGNAGGVNPIAWGTYCPGYAKMAQPYRIVLQPADCRGAVFGDKWMGTAYQFYGVKECTEPAGDLDQTGFVRRMFSDAASGASQLFSYQFATHAPDIRKYIHLFTGKPGETEIAVYCATTLYRLGGNLEPTIQAAYPLRDLCDFDVLDELLIADGALTTNRYTALVIFQADIVDQPILDKIDAYRRAGGKVIAAGHDPVMNVEGTPWPGAEQLKRVAPLAKDRAWLRELSAQLAGRKGVDGQLDGLWVCRRGSQVFAFNSGAKSVETTLDGKTFAIAPYTIWSNHPLKPSD